A genomic region of Sander lucioperca isolate FBNREF2018 chromosome 6, SLUC_FBN_1.2, whole genome shotgun sequence contains the following coding sequences:
- the dip2bb gene encoding disco-interacting protein 2 homolog B-A isoform X2: MADRRVDLSALPKEVRDQLAELDLELSEGDITQKGYEKKRTKLLAPYIIQTPVEPPRQNDVQPPAPSSSSSHGPPPSSSSRYRERRSRRTHRSGGTRDDRYRSDIHSEAVQAALAKHKEEKMALPMPTKRRSTYVQSPVVTRTPPDSSSGSEDETSVRRQSSVVPPPPTVNPNLQSPDSWINSTVQGSSTSSSASSTLSHGEARPQPQSQPKPQPQPQYKPQYQPLYQPPYQPQHQPQSSAHTAAVTDMLAHSRIAPSENSTPPPDVTAVAPPSRGPRVDLTSNPVVRGMSRGQSRSSMMETADGRGVPVNSRVSTKIQQLLNTLKRPKRPPLSEFFTDDAEEIVEVPQPDPNIPKPEGRQIIPVKGEPLGVVSNWPPALQAALARWGATQGKSPALTALDITGKPFCTLTYGKLWSRSVKLAYTLLNKLGTKNEQILKPGDKVALVYPNSDPGMFWVAFYGCLLAEVIPVPIEVPLSRKDVGISQVGFLLGSCGVGLALTSEICLKGLPKTPTGEILQFKGWPRLKWVVTDSKYLTKPSKDWQPHIPTANTDPAYIEYKASKDGTVVGVAVSKVAMLTHCQALTQACNYCEGETLVNVLDFKKDIGLWHGVLTAVMNRIHTISVPYAVMKACPLSWVQRVHNHKARIALVKCRDLHWAMMAHREQRDTSLASLRMLIVADGANPWSVSSCDAFLNVFQSHGLKPEVICPCATSPEAMTVAIRRPGVPGTPLPARAILSMGGLSHGVIRVNTEDKNSALTVQDVGHVMPGALMCIVKPDGPPQLCKTDEIGEIIINSRAGGNMYYGLPGVTKNTFEVIPVNANGVPIGEIPFVRSGLLGFVGPGSLIFVVGKIEGLLMVSGRRHNADDLVATALAVEPVKTVYRGRIAVFSITVFYDERVVIVAEQRPDASEEDSFQWMSRVLQAIDSIHQVGLYCLALVPANTLPKTPLGGIHISDTKQFFLDGNLHPCNILMCPHTCVTNLPKPRQKQPVGVGPASVMVGNLVAGKRIAQAAGRDLGMIEDQDLVRKLCMWPTVMHQYLTEALQWRAQTDADHVLFVLLNAKGVPVSTATCVQLHKRAEKIAAALTEKGSINTGENVVLLYPPGIDLIAAFYGCLYAGCVPVNVRPPHPQNLAATLPTVRMIIDVSKAACILTTQNLMRTLRSKEAAASVNIKTWPTIIDTDDLPRRRPPQIYKPPTAEMIAYLDFSVSTTGMLTGVKVSHAAVSALCRSIKLQCELYSSRQIAICLDPYCGLGFVLWCLASVYSGHQSVLIPPFELESCLSLWLSTLSQYRIRDTFCSYSVMELCTKGLGTQTELLKARGVSLSCVRSCVVIAEERPRLSLSYSFSKLFKDIGLSSRAVSTAFGSRVNLAICLQGTTGPDPCTVYVDMKSLRHDRVRVVERGAPQSLPLMESGKILPGVRVIIVNPETRGPLGDSHLGEIWVNSPHNASGYYTIYGEESLQANHFNTKLSFGDPQTLWARTGYLGFVKRTELLEANGDRHDALFVVGSLDETLELRGLRYHPIDIETSVSRAHRSIAESAVFTWTNLLVVVSELCGSEQDALDLVPLITNVVLEEHHLIVGVVVIVDPGVIPINSRGEKQRMHLRDSFLADQLDPIYVAYNM, encoded by the exons GTGACATTACACAGAAGGGCTATGAGAAGAAAAGGACCAAACTCCTGGCTCCATACATCATCCAAACTCCAG TGGAGCCGCCCCGTCAGAATGACGTTCAGCCCCCCGCTCCCAGTTCCTCCTCCAGCCACGGCCCTCCCCCCTCCAGCTCGTCCCGTTATCGAGAACGTCGCTCCCGCAGAACACATCGCAGTGGAGGAACCAGAGATGACCGCTACAGATCAG ATATCCATAGTGAGGCAGTACAAGCTGCCCTGGCTAAACATAAGGAGGAGAAGATGGCACTGCCGATGCCTACCAAACGACGCTCCACTTATGTCCAGTCTCCTGTGGTAACCCGCACACCACCAG aCTCCTCATCAGGTTCTGAAGATGAGACATCTGTGCGCAGGCAGTCATCAGTGGTCCCTCCTCCACCTACGGTTAATCCCAACCTGCAGAGCCCGGACTCCTGGATCAACAGCACTGTCCAgggctcctccacctcctcctcagcctcctcCACCTTGTCCCATGGAGAGGCGAGGCCGCAGCCTCAGAGCCAGCCTAAGCCCCAGCCTCAGCCCCAGTACAAGCCGCAGTACCAACCTCTGTATCAGCCTCCCTACCAACCGCAGCACCAGCCTCAGTCCTCAGCCCACACTGCAGCTGTGACggacatgctggctcacagTCGCATTG CCCCCTCAGAGAACAGCACCCCACCTCCAGATGTGACAGCTGTGGCCCCTCCATCCAGAGGTCCACGGGTCGACCTGACCTCCAATCCTGTGGTCCGAGGAATGAGCCGCGGGCAGAGCCGCTCAAGCATGATGGAGACTGCGGACG GAAGAG GAGTTCCTGTGAACAGCAGAGTGTCCACTAAGATCCAGCAGCTGCTCAACACCCTGAAGAGGCCTAAAAGGCCCCCGCTCAGCGAGTTCTTCACCGACGACGCAGAGGAGATCGTAGAAG TGCCCCAGCCAGACCCCAACATACCCAAGCCGGAGGGCCGTCAGATCATCCCGGTGAAAGGGGAGCCTTTGGGAGTGGTCAGTAACTGGCCCCCAGCCCTGCAGGCAGCGTTGGCCCGTTGGGGGGCCACTCAGGGAAAGAGCCCCGCCCTCACTGCTCTTGACATCACAGGCAAACCGTTCTGTACACTGACTTATG GGAAGCTGTGGAGTCGTAGTGTAAAGCTGGCATACACCCTCCTGAACAAGCTGGGCACCAAGAACGAGCAAATCCTCAAACCTGGCGACAAG GTGGCGCTGGTGTACCCCAACAGTGACCCTGGTATGTTCTGGGTGGCCTTCTACGGCTGCCTCCTAGCTGAAGTTATACCTGTACCTATTGAAGTACCACTGTCTCGCAAA GATGTAGGTATCAGCCAGGTGGGGTTTCTGCTCGGTAGCTGTGGTGTTGGTCTGGCTCTGACCAGTGAGATCTGTCTGAAGGGTTTACCCAAAACACCCACTGGAGAAATACTGCAGTTTAAAG GCTGGCCTCGATTAAAGTGGGTGGTGACAGATTCAAAATACCTGACCAAGCCTTCCAAAGACTGGCAGCCACACATCCCCACTGCCAACACTGACCCTGCATATATAGAG TACAAGGCGAGTAAAGATGGCACAGTGGTGGGTGTGGCTGTGTCTAAAGTAGCCATGTTGACCCACTGCCAAGCACTGACCCAGGCCTGCAATTACTGTGAGG GGGAAACTTTAGTGAATGTCCTGGACTTTAAAAAGGATATAGGCCTGTGGCATGGAGTTCTCACG GCTGTGATGAACAGGATACACACTATCAGTGTTCCCTATGCAGTAATGAAGGCATGTCCTCTCTCCTGGGTACAGAGGGTCCACAACCACAAAG CTCGTATAGCTTTGGTGAAGTGCCGTGATTTACACTGGGCCATGATGGCTCATCGGGAACAGAGAGACACCAGTTTGGCTTCATTACGTATGCTGATTGTTGCTGATGGTGCTAACCCCT GGTCGGTGTCTTCCTGTGATGCCTTCCTGAACGTGTTTCAGTCCCATGGGCTGAAACCTGAGGTCATCTGTCCCTGTGCCACCTCCCCTGAGGCTATGACAGTAGCTATACGCAG ACCGGGAGTACCAGGCACACCCCTCCCTGCCCGCGCCATTCTTTCCATGGGCGGCCTGAGTCACGGTGTCATCAGGGTCAACACAGAGGACAAGAACTCCGCCCTGACTGTACAAGATGTGGGACATGTCATGCCTGGAG CTCTGATGTGCATTGTTAAGCCAGACGGCCCTCCTCAGTTGTGTAAAACAGATGAGATAGGTGAGATAATAATCAACTCTCGTGCTGGAGGCAACATGTACTACGGCCTGCCTGGAGTCACCAAAAACACCTTTGAG GTAATACCGGTTAACGCTAATGGAGTTCCCATTGGAGAGATTCCATTTGTGCGGTCAGGACTCCTGGGGTTTGTTGGCCCA GGCAGTCTGATCTTTGTGGTGGGGAAGATCGAAGGTCTGCTGATGGTGAGCGGGCGGAGACACAACGCTGACGACCTGGTGGCAACCGCTCTTGCTGTGGAGCCAGTCAAGACCGTGTACCGTGGGAG gatcGCTGTGTTTTCAATCACAGTGTTTTATGATGAGAGGGTAGTGATTGTGGCAGAGCAGAGGCCAGACGCCAGCGAAGAGGACAGCTTCCAGTGGATGAGCCGAGTGCTTCAG GCTATCGACAGCATCCACCAGGTGGGCCTCTACTGTCTGGCTCTGGTCCCGGCCAACACCTTACCTAAAACACCCCTAGGTGGCATCCATATCTCTGACACCAAGCAGTTCTTCTTAGATGGCAACCTGCACCCCTGCAACATCCTAATGTGTCCCCACACATGTGTCACCAACCTGCCCAAGCCCCGCCAGAAGCAGCCCG TTGGTGTAGGTCCTGCGTCCGTGATGGTGGGCAACCTGGTGGCGGGGAAGAGGATTGCCCAGGCTGCAGGCAGGGACCTCGGCATGATCGAAGACCAGGATCTTGTCCGGAAG CTCTGTATGTGGCCCACTGTGATG catCAGTATTTGACGGAGGCTCTACAGTGGAGGGCACAGACAGACGCAGACCACGTCCTCTTTGTTCTTCTTAATGCCAAG GGTGTACCAGTGAGCACAGCAACCTGCGTCCAGCTTCACAAGCGAGCGGAGAAGATAGCTGCAGCGCTCACTGAGAAAGGCAGCATCAACACCGGAGAGAACGTAGTTCTGCTTTATCCTCCTG GCATTGATTTGATCGCCGCCTTCTACGGCTGTCTTTATGCTGGATGTGTTCCTGTAAACGTCAGACCTCCGCACCCTCAGAACCTGGCAGCCACGCTGCCTACTGTCCGCATGATTATTGAT GTCAGTAAAGCTGCATGTATCCTTACCACTCAAAACCTCATGAGGACTCTGCGCTCCAAAGAGGCTGCTGCTTCTGTAAACATTAAAACGTGGCCAACAATCATTGACACAG atgACCTTCCTCGCCGCCGGCCTCCACAGATCTATAAGCCGCCCACAGCAGAGATGATTGCTTATCTGGACTTCAGTGTGTCCACTACAGGCATGCTCACTGGGGTCAAG GTCTCTCATGCAGCAGTCAGTGCACTTTGTCGCTCTATAAAGCTGCAGTGTGAACTGTACTCCTCTCGCCAAATAGCCATCTGCCTGGATCCTTACTGTGGGCTGGGCTTCGTCTTGTGGTGCCTCGCCAG TGTTTACTCAGGTCACCAGTCCGTCCTGATTCCTCCCTTTGAGTTAGAGAGCTGCTTGTCTCTGTGGCTGAGCACGCTCAGTCAGTACCGTATAAGAGACACCTTCTGCTCCTACTCCGTCATGGAGCTCTGCACTAAAGGACTGGGTACTCAGACTGAGTTACTCAAG gCCCGTGGTGTAAGCCTGTCGTGTGTGCGGAGCTGCGTGGTGATAGCAGAGGAACGCCCTCGACTCTCCCTCTCATACTCCTTCTCCAAGCTGTTTAAGGACATCGGACTGTCGTCCAGAGCTGTCAGCACTGCTTTTGGTTCCAGGGTTAACCTGGCCATCTGCCTGCAG GGCACCACTGGTCCTGATCCCTGTACGGTTTATGTGGACATGAAGTCCCTCCGCCATGACAG AGTGAGGGTTGTGGAGAGAGGAGCCCCTCAGAGTCTTCCTCTAATGGAGTCTGGCAAG ATACTGCCAGGTGTTCGGGTGATAATCGTAAATCCAGAGACCAGAGGTCCACTTGGTGATTCTCATCTAGGAGAG ATCTGGGTGAACAGCCCTCACAATGCCAGTGGCTACTACACCATCTATGGAGAGGAGAGTCTTCAGGCCAACCACTTCAACACCAAGCTCAGCTTTGGAGACCCACAGACCTTATGGGCCAGGACGGGATACTTGGGTTTTGTGAAAAGGACTGAGCTATTGGAAGCCAACGGGG ATCGGCACGACGCTCTCTTCGTGGTGGGATCACTGGATGAGACCTTGGAGCTAAGAGGGCTGCGCTATCACCCAATTGACATTGAAACCTCAGTGTCCCGGGCTCACCGCAGTATAGCTGAGAG TGCTGTGTTTACATGGACCaacctgctggtggtggtgtcaGAGCTGTGTGGTTCAGAGCAGGATGCGCTGGACCTGGTGCCTCTGATAACCAACGTGGTCCTGGAGGAGCACCACCTCATCGTGGGTGTGGTGGTTATAGTGGACCCTGGGGTTATACCCATCAACTCCAGGGGAGAGAAGCAACGCATGCACCTTCGTGACTCTTTCCTCGCTGACCAGCTGGATCCCATCTATGTTGCTTACAATATGTAA
- the dip2bb gene encoding disco-interacting protein 2 homolog B-A isoform X1: MADRRVDLSALPKEVRDQLAELDLELSEGDITQKGYEKKRTKLLAPYIIQTPVEPPRQNDVQPPAPSSSSSHGPPPSSSSRYRERRSRRTHRSGGTRDDRYRSDIHSEAVQAALAKHKEEKMALPMPTKRRSTYVQSPVVTRTPPDSSSGSEDETSVRRQSSVVPPPPTVNPNLQSPDSWINSTVQGSSTSSSASSTLSHGEARPQPQSQPKPQPQPQYKPQYQPLYQPPYQPQHQPQSSAHTAAVTDMLAHSRIAPSENSTPPPDVTAVAPPSRGPRVDLTSNPVVRGMSRGQSRSSMMETADGRGNIQRVPVNSRVSTKIQQLLNTLKRPKRPPLSEFFTDDAEEIVEVPQPDPNIPKPEGRQIIPVKGEPLGVVSNWPPALQAALARWGATQGKSPALTALDITGKPFCTLTYGKLWSRSVKLAYTLLNKLGTKNEQILKPGDKVALVYPNSDPGMFWVAFYGCLLAEVIPVPIEVPLSRKDVGISQVGFLLGSCGVGLALTSEICLKGLPKTPTGEILQFKGWPRLKWVVTDSKYLTKPSKDWQPHIPTANTDPAYIEYKASKDGTVVGVAVSKVAMLTHCQALTQACNYCEGETLVNVLDFKKDIGLWHGVLTAVMNRIHTISVPYAVMKACPLSWVQRVHNHKARIALVKCRDLHWAMMAHREQRDTSLASLRMLIVADGANPWSVSSCDAFLNVFQSHGLKPEVICPCATSPEAMTVAIRRPGVPGTPLPARAILSMGGLSHGVIRVNTEDKNSALTVQDVGHVMPGALMCIVKPDGPPQLCKTDEIGEIIINSRAGGNMYYGLPGVTKNTFEVIPVNANGVPIGEIPFVRSGLLGFVGPGSLIFVVGKIEGLLMVSGRRHNADDLVATALAVEPVKTVYRGRIAVFSITVFYDERVVIVAEQRPDASEEDSFQWMSRVLQAIDSIHQVGLYCLALVPANTLPKTPLGGIHISDTKQFFLDGNLHPCNILMCPHTCVTNLPKPRQKQPVGVGPASVMVGNLVAGKRIAQAAGRDLGMIEDQDLVRKLCMWPTVMHQYLTEALQWRAQTDADHVLFVLLNAKGVPVSTATCVQLHKRAEKIAAALTEKGSINTGENVVLLYPPGIDLIAAFYGCLYAGCVPVNVRPPHPQNLAATLPTVRMIIDVSKAACILTTQNLMRTLRSKEAAASVNIKTWPTIIDTDDLPRRRPPQIYKPPTAEMIAYLDFSVSTTGMLTGVKVSHAAVSALCRSIKLQCELYSSRQIAICLDPYCGLGFVLWCLASVYSGHQSVLIPPFELESCLSLWLSTLSQYRIRDTFCSYSVMELCTKGLGTQTELLKARGVSLSCVRSCVVIAEERPRLSLSYSFSKLFKDIGLSSRAVSTAFGSRVNLAICLQGTTGPDPCTVYVDMKSLRHDRVRVVERGAPQSLPLMESGKILPGVRVIIVNPETRGPLGDSHLGEIWVNSPHNASGYYTIYGEESLQANHFNTKLSFGDPQTLWARTGYLGFVKRTELLEANGDRHDALFVVGSLDETLELRGLRYHPIDIETSVSRAHRSIAESAVFTWTNLLVVVSELCGSEQDALDLVPLITNVVLEEHHLIVGVVVIVDPGVIPINSRGEKQRMHLRDSFLADQLDPIYVAYNM, encoded by the exons GTGACATTACACAGAAGGGCTATGAGAAGAAAAGGACCAAACTCCTGGCTCCATACATCATCCAAACTCCAG TGGAGCCGCCCCGTCAGAATGACGTTCAGCCCCCCGCTCCCAGTTCCTCCTCCAGCCACGGCCCTCCCCCCTCCAGCTCGTCCCGTTATCGAGAACGTCGCTCCCGCAGAACACATCGCAGTGGAGGAACCAGAGATGACCGCTACAGATCAG ATATCCATAGTGAGGCAGTACAAGCTGCCCTGGCTAAACATAAGGAGGAGAAGATGGCACTGCCGATGCCTACCAAACGACGCTCCACTTATGTCCAGTCTCCTGTGGTAACCCGCACACCACCAG aCTCCTCATCAGGTTCTGAAGATGAGACATCTGTGCGCAGGCAGTCATCAGTGGTCCCTCCTCCACCTACGGTTAATCCCAACCTGCAGAGCCCGGACTCCTGGATCAACAGCACTGTCCAgggctcctccacctcctcctcagcctcctcCACCTTGTCCCATGGAGAGGCGAGGCCGCAGCCTCAGAGCCAGCCTAAGCCCCAGCCTCAGCCCCAGTACAAGCCGCAGTACCAACCTCTGTATCAGCCTCCCTACCAACCGCAGCACCAGCCTCAGTCCTCAGCCCACACTGCAGCTGTGACggacatgctggctcacagTCGCATTG CCCCCTCAGAGAACAGCACCCCACCTCCAGATGTGACAGCTGTGGCCCCTCCATCCAGAGGTCCACGGGTCGACCTGACCTCCAATCCTGTGGTCCGAGGAATGAGCCGCGGGCAGAGCCGCTCAAGCATGATGGAGACTGCGGACG GAAGAGGTAATATCCAGA GAGTTCCTGTGAACAGCAGAGTGTCCACTAAGATCCAGCAGCTGCTCAACACCCTGAAGAGGCCTAAAAGGCCCCCGCTCAGCGAGTTCTTCACCGACGACGCAGAGGAGATCGTAGAAG TGCCCCAGCCAGACCCCAACATACCCAAGCCGGAGGGCCGTCAGATCATCCCGGTGAAAGGGGAGCCTTTGGGAGTGGTCAGTAACTGGCCCCCAGCCCTGCAGGCAGCGTTGGCCCGTTGGGGGGCCACTCAGGGAAAGAGCCCCGCCCTCACTGCTCTTGACATCACAGGCAAACCGTTCTGTACACTGACTTATG GGAAGCTGTGGAGTCGTAGTGTAAAGCTGGCATACACCCTCCTGAACAAGCTGGGCACCAAGAACGAGCAAATCCTCAAACCTGGCGACAAG GTGGCGCTGGTGTACCCCAACAGTGACCCTGGTATGTTCTGGGTGGCCTTCTACGGCTGCCTCCTAGCTGAAGTTATACCTGTACCTATTGAAGTACCACTGTCTCGCAAA GATGTAGGTATCAGCCAGGTGGGGTTTCTGCTCGGTAGCTGTGGTGTTGGTCTGGCTCTGACCAGTGAGATCTGTCTGAAGGGTTTACCCAAAACACCCACTGGAGAAATACTGCAGTTTAAAG GCTGGCCTCGATTAAAGTGGGTGGTGACAGATTCAAAATACCTGACCAAGCCTTCCAAAGACTGGCAGCCACACATCCCCACTGCCAACACTGACCCTGCATATATAGAG TACAAGGCGAGTAAAGATGGCACAGTGGTGGGTGTGGCTGTGTCTAAAGTAGCCATGTTGACCCACTGCCAAGCACTGACCCAGGCCTGCAATTACTGTGAGG GGGAAACTTTAGTGAATGTCCTGGACTTTAAAAAGGATATAGGCCTGTGGCATGGAGTTCTCACG GCTGTGATGAACAGGATACACACTATCAGTGTTCCCTATGCAGTAATGAAGGCATGTCCTCTCTCCTGGGTACAGAGGGTCCACAACCACAAAG CTCGTATAGCTTTGGTGAAGTGCCGTGATTTACACTGGGCCATGATGGCTCATCGGGAACAGAGAGACACCAGTTTGGCTTCATTACGTATGCTGATTGTTGCTGATGGTGCTAACCCCT GGTCGGTGTCTTCCTGTGATGCCTTCCTGAACGTGTTTCAGTCCCATGGGCTGAAACCTGAGGTCATCTGTCCCTGTGCCACCTCCCCTGAGGCTATGACAGTAGCTATACGCAG ACCGGGAGTACCAGGCACACCCCTCCCTGCCCGCGCCATTCTTTCCATGGGCGGCCTGAGTCACGGTGTCATCAGGGTCAACACAGAGGACAAGAACTCCGCCCTGACTGTACAAGATGTGGGACATGTCATGCCTGGAG CTCTGATGTGCATTGTTAAGCCAGACGGCCCTCCTCAGTTGTGTAAAACAGATGAGATAGGTGAGATAATAATCAACTCTCGTGCTGGAGGCAACATGTACTACGGCCTGCCTGGAGTCACCAAAAACACCTTTGAG GTAATACCGGTTAACGCTAATGGAGTTCCCATTGGAGAGATTCCATTTGTGCGGTCAGGACTCCTGGGGTTTGTTGGCCCA GGCAGTCTGATCTTTGTGGTGGGGAAGATCGAAGGTCTGCTGATGGTGAGCGGGCGGAGACACAACGCTGACGACCTGGTGGCAACCGCTCTTGCTGTGGAGCCAGTCAAGACCGTGTACCGTGGGAG gatcGCTGTGTTTTCAATCACAGTGTTTTATGATGAGAGGGTAGTGATTGTGGCAGAGCAGAGGCCAGACGCCAGCGAAGAGGACAGCTTCCAGTGGATGAGCCGAGTGCTTCAG GCTATCGACAGCATCCACCAGGTGGGCCTCTACTGTCTGGCTCTGGTCCCGGCCAACACCTTACCTAAAACACCCCTAGGTGGCATCCATATCTCTGACACCAAGCAGTTCTTCTTAGATGGCAACCTGCACCCCTGCAACATCCTAATGTGTCCCCACACATGTGTCACCAACCTGCCCAAGCCCCGCCAGAAGCAGCCCG TTGGTGTAGGTCCTGCGTCCGTGATGGTGGGCAACCTGGTGGCGGGGAAGAGGATTGCCCAGGCTGCAGGCAGGGACCTCGGCATGATCGAAGACCAGGATCTTGTCCGGAAG CTCTGTATGTGGCCCACTGTGATG catCAGTATTTGACGGAGGCTCTACAGTGGAGGGCACAGACAGACGCAGACCACGTCCTCTTTGTTCTTCTTAATGCCAAG GGTGTACCAGTGAGCACAGCAACCTGCGTCCAGCTTCACAAGCGAGCGGAGAAGATAGCTGCAGCGCTCACTGAGAAAGGCAGCATCAACACCGGAGAGAACGTAGTTCTGCTTTATCCTCCTG GCATTGATTTGATCGCCGCCTTCTACGGCTGTCTTTATGCTGGATGTGTTCCTGTAAACGTCAGACCTCCGCACCCTCAGAACCTGGCAGCCACGCTGCCTACTGTCCGCATGATTATTGAT GTCAGTAAAGCTGCATGTATCCTTACCACTCAAAACCTCATGAGGACTCTGCGCTCCAAAGAGGCTGCTGCTTCTGTAAACATTAAAACGTGGCCAACAATCATTGACACAG atgACCTTCCTCGCCGCCGGCCTCCACAGATCTATAAGCCGCCCACAGCAGAGATGATTGCTTATCTGGACTTCAGTGTGTCCACTACAGGCATGCTCACTGGGGTCAAG GTCTCTCATGCAGCAGTCAGTGCACTTTGTCGCTCTATAAAGCTGCAGTGTGAACTGTACTCCTCTCGCCAAATAGCCATCTGCCTGGATCCTTACTGTGGGCTGGGCTTCGTCTTGTGGTGCCTCGCCAG TGTTTACTCAGGTCACCAGTCCGTCCTGATTCCTCCCTTTGAGTTAGAGAGCTGCTTGTCTCTGTGGCTGAGCACGCTCAGTCAGTACCGTATAAGAGACACCTTCTGCTCCTACTCCGTCATGGAGCTCTGCACTAAAGGACTGGGTACTCAGACTGAGTTACTCAAG gCCCGTGGTGTAAGCCTGTCGTGTGTGCGGAGCTGCGTGGTGATAGCAGAGGAACGCCCTCGACTCTCCCTCTCATACTCCTTCTCCAAGCTGTTTAAGGACATCGGACTGTCGTCCAGAGCTGTCAGCACTGCTTTTGGTTCCAGGGTTAACCTGGCCATCTGCCTGCAG GGCACCACTGGTCCTGATCCCTGTACGGTTTATGTGGACATGAAGTCCCTCCGCCATGACAG AGTGAGGGTTGTGGAGAGAGGAGCCCCTCAGAGTCTTCCTCTAATGGAGTCTGGCAAG ATACTGCCAGGTGTTCGGGTGATAATCGTAAATCCAGAGACCAGAGGTCCACTTGGTGATTCTCATCTAGGAGAG ATCTGGGTGAACAGCCCTCACAATGCCAGTGGCTACTACACCATCTATGGAGAGGAGAGTCTTCAGGCCAACCACTTCAACACCAAGCTCAGCTTTGGAGACCCACAGACCTTATGGGCCAGGACGGGATACTTGGGTTTTGTGAAAAGGACTGAGCTATTGGAAGCCAACGGGG ATCGGCACGACGCTCTCTTCGTGGTGGGATCACTGGATGAGACCTTGGAGCTAAGAGGGCTGCGCTATCACCCAATTGACATTGAAACCTCAGTGTCCCGGGCTCACCGCAGTATAGCTGAGAG TGCTGTGTTTACATGGACCaacctgctggtggtggtgtcaGAGCTGTGTGGTTCAGAGCAGGATGCGCTGGACCTGGTGCCTCTGATAACCAACGTGGTCCTGGAGGAGCACCACCTCATCGTGGGTGTGGTGGTTATAGTGGACCCTGGGGTTATACCCATCAACTCCAGGGGAGAGAAGCAACGCATGCACCTTCGTGACTCTTTCCTCGCTGACCAGCTGGATCCCATCTATGTTGCTTACAATATGTAA